The following is a genomic window from Micromonospora cathayae.
TCCACGCTGCCCGGCGTCGCCCGGACGACGGTGCTGCCCCGGAAGGACGGCAGCCGGGACAGGCCGGAGACCGCGCACCGGGCCAGGGGCACGTGCGGGCCGTTCTCGCCGGACCGGAGGCCGGCGTCGATACCGGCACCCCGGGGGGTCAGGAACAGTCGGGCCGCCACCGAGTCGACCAGGATGTCGTCGTCGGCAGCCCGGTCGCCGCTGGACTTCATGCCCGGATGTTCCGACATGAGCCGGGACACCGAGCTGGCCATCGCGTCGAAGTCCCGGCTGAGCGAGCGGCGTACCCAGGCCCGCTCCTCGGCCAGCCCACGTCGGGGCAGCAGGGCGGAGGCGGCCGGCGTCACCACCGGCTGCAACCGGACCCCGGCCGACCCCGTCGGTCCGGCGGCCGGCGCGCCGGACACCCCCGGCGCGTCCGCCGGCCCGGTGGGCGGCACGTCCGCGACCGGTTGCCCGGGTGACCCGGCGGCGACCGCCGGTACGTCCGCTTCCGCCGGCGCGCCGGACGGCGGTGCCTCCGGCGGCGACGGAGGCTGCGGCGAAGGCTCAACGGGCGATGCAGGCACGACCGGTGGGACGGGCGGCGCTGGCACGACCGACGGGACCGACGGGACCGACGGGACCGACGACGAGGGCTCGGCCGACGGCGAAGACGCAGCCGGCGTGGACGACGCGACCGACGGTGAAGGCACGACCGGTGGTACCGGCGAAGGCGCGACCGACGGGGCCGGCTCGGCCGGAAACGACGGCTGGGCCGGCGGAGCCGGCTCGGCGGGGCCGTCGATCGCGGACGGGATCGGGAACGCCACCGGAGCGGGCGGCCCGGCCGGCCCGGCCGTTGGGGGCGGTGGCAGGTCGATCGGGTCGGGAATGGCGGTGACGTCGGCGGCCGGCAGGCTCGCCTGCGCGGGGCCGCCCGACTTCGGTGCCGGTGCCAGTACCGACGCCGGGAACAGCACGCTGTCCTGGCCCACGCTCCGCTCGATCCGGGCGGCCAGGTCCGCGGCCAGTTCCCGCATCCGGGCGGACCGCTCCGGGCCGGTGTCGTCGAAGATCATGGTGCTGCGGTCGGGGTCCAGCGGCGTCGCCCGGATCCGTTCGGCGTTGCCCGGCTCCTCGGCCGGACGGACCCACAACCCCGCCTCGATCACCTCGACCACGGCGTCCGGGGCGTACCAGTACACCCGGGGCGCGATCTCCTCGGTCCACTGCAACGGTCCACGGTGGCTGAGCAGGAGGGGGCGGCGGGCCCGGGAATGCGGGTGCACCCGCGGGGCGTAGCCCAGTTCGAGGGCGAACGGCGGCCAGCCCAGCACCCCGTCGGCGCGTACCGTCCGGATCTCGAACCTGCCCGGCGCGCCGATCGGCACCCCCGGATAGCAGACCACGTTGGTGCCGAGCAGGTCGGCGAGGGCCTGCCCGAACGACTCGCCCTCGGGCAGGCGTACCGCGCCGTACTGTACGAACCGGACGCGCAGCCGGCTGTCCGGGTCCAGGTCGCGCCAGAAGCGGACCACGTCGTCCAGCGACAGCGGCTCGGTGCCCGGACAGCCGAGCAGCACGGTCATCGTCTCCGACTGGCACGGCAGGTCGGCGACGAGCCGGTCCCGGTGTTCGGCGACGACCTGCGGGGCCCGTACGTCGTGCACCCAGACGCCCCCGGGCAGCGGCTCGATCTCGCCGGTGGAACTGGACGCCCGGCGTTCGGTGGCGGCGGCGTCCCAGGCCGGCGTCGGGTACCGCTTGGCGTCCCAGGCCGGTGGCCGGCCGGGCCGGAACCGCACCCAGCCGCTGCCCGGTGTCGAGTGCACGAACAGCGCGCCGGCCGCGCCCCGGACCAGGTCGCCGTCGGGGGCGATGACGGTCCGGTTCAGCCGCTCCGACAGCCACTGTCCGGCCAGGGCCGCCGTGTCGTGCCGCTGTCCGCAGGCGACCAGCCGGATGCCCCGGCGGCGGCGCGGCAGCACACTGGCCATCGACTCCCAGGAGCCGATCGGGATGCCACTGCCGAGGTCGAGCACCACCACGTCGTTCTCGGTGTCGGCCACCACGGACAGGGCGAGCGACTGCGCCTCGCCGCTGATCTCGTCCCGGTGGTGTACCACCAGCGCGTTGCCGACGGTGTGCTGCACCACGTCGCCGGACTCGCCCCGTCCGCCGCGCAGCAGGGTTCGGATGGATGCCATGGACGCTACCCCCTCGCGGGACCGTTGACGGCCGTACGGCTGAGCACGGGCCCCTGCGGCAGCACCGCCAGCAGGTCCCTCGGGAACGGAACGGCGGGTGCCGAACCGAGCTTCAACGCGGCGACCGTGTCCTGGTCGGCGAGCCGGTACACGACACCCTGGTCCGAGATCAACGCCACCTCGGCGGTGTGCGCCGCCGCGGGTACCGGTTTCACGGTCAGGCCGGACCCCGGCCTGGTCAGCACGGTGGTCGTACCGTCGGCGGCGACGCCCGAGACCCGCCGGTCGGCGAACACCACCCGGCTGGTGACCGCGTCCCCACCGGCCGGCCGCTGGCGCAGGCAGAGCACCCGGCCCGCCGGGTCCTGCCAGCGGAAGCCGGTCAGGTCGGGCAGCCGGTCGGTGAGCGTCCGGTCGGTGGACCGGGGGGCCCGGGCGACGGCGGCGGCGTCCAGGGTGACCGGCGCGGCACCGGGGCGTACCGCGGCGAGGGCGAACTCCATCCGGTTCAGCGGGGCCAGTCCGTCGGCCCGGAGCACGAAGAACTGTTCCGCGCCGCCGGCGGGTTGCTGCCGGAACAGCGTGCCCACCGGGTGGACGCGCCCGCCGACCCGGGGGCCGGGGGTGCCCGCGCCGGGGATGTCGGCCGGGCCGAGCCGGACTCCGGTCGGCAGCCGGTCCAGCCAGGCGGCCGGCGCGACGGCCAGCCGCGCGTTGGCCGCGCCGAGCGCCACCAGCACCGACTCGTCGGCCACCGGGAACTTGCCCGCGCCGGCGAGCAGGTAGGTGACCCCGTCCGGCCCGCGTACCAGCGCGAAGGTCTGGTCGGCCAGCGGTGCGGCCGCAGCCCCGGGGTCGAGGTTCACGCCGAGCCCGGTGCCGGGCCGGTCCACCACCGAGCCCGGCAGGCAGACCAGCCACGGCCCGGTGACCAGCGCGTCCACCGCCGGCACGGACTGCGGCGCGCCGGGGATGCCGAGCTGCGGGCCGCGCGGCAGGTCCTCCAGCGAGTTGCGGGAGATGAGCTTGACGGTGGCCGAGGGGCCCTGCGCCAGCATCGCGGAGGTCAGGTCGGCGGTGGGGTGCAGCACGCCGTCGCGGTAGACGTACCGGGTGCCGCTCTCCTTCTCCACCAGGATCGCGCCGGCCTGGCGGTACGCCGTGCTGCCGCCGGGGACGATCCAGCCGTAGACGGCGAACCCGCCGCCGACCAGGAGCACCAGGATGATCCCGACCAGCAGCCCGGTCAGCGCCCGCTGGCCGGGGACCTGCGCGCTCGTCGGGTCCCCCTGGACGAGGGCCGAGCTGAGCCGGCCCATCATGAAGCTGTGCGCGTGGACGTGGTCCCGTTGGGTCTGCACGGCGGCTACCCGAACAGCCCGCGGGCCCAGGCGTAGACGCCGAGGACCTGCGCCAGGACCGGCAGCACGGCGACGCCGGTGACCACGTCGAAGAAGGTGGCCGTGTACTCCCAGAACGGCAGCATCCGCCGGGGCCAGGGGCGCAACGCCGCCAGCACCAACGGCACCAGCAGCGCGACGAGTGTGCTGAGCAGCACCCATCGCCAGGCTGGCGACAACAGATCGGCGAGCGTCGTGATGACCATGAGGTAGCCGACGGTACCGGCGACGACGAGCGCGCCGCGCTGCCAGAGCCCCAGGAAGGTACGCGCGCGCAACAGGATTGCACTCGCGACCACCAGCACCAGGCTCCAGCCCGCCCAGCCGGGCGTCCGCATGGTGTGGTGAAACAGCACCGGCAGCACCAGCGCCGCCATGGCCATCACCACGGTCAGGTAGGTGTCCGCGTCGTCGGTGCGCTGGTGGACCTGGTCGGACGGGGCGGGCTCGATGTCGTACGACATGTCCTCGCTGGTCTTCGGCAATTGCGGGCCGCGCAGCCGGGCCAGCTTCACCACCATCCGGGGGGCCAGCACGACCACCAGCAGGACCAGCGTGACGGCGAGGGCGGCGGTCCGGGCCATGGTCATCCCGCTGGCCCAGCGGGTCAGCAGCACCGGGACGGTGACCAGGCCGGTCAGGCCGGCCACCAGCAGCGGCGGGGCCGGCAGGTGCGGCGCGACGGTCCGTTGCGCAAGCAGCAGGGCAGCGGCGACGGCGAGCCCGGCGACCGCGGCGGCGAGCACCGCCGGGCCGGTCGCCGCGATGCGGTCCGGGTCGCCGTCGACCGCGCTGGACGCGGCGACCGCCGCGAAGCCGGCCGCCCCGCCGGCGAAGAGCAGCGCGAACGCCCCGTCGTCCAGGTTCCGGCCGCTGACCACGGCCGCGCCCAGGAACGCGGCGGCCAGTACCCCGCCCGCGACGACCTGGGGCAGCGCCGGACCGTGCGCGGTGAGCACGGCGGCGACCGCGCCCATCGCCACCACCGCCAGCAGGATGAACAGGGTCCGCCGGTACTCGGGCTGCCAGCGGTCGCCGCGCCGGTTGACGGCGGTGGCGACGCCGTCGGCGAGGTCGTCGAAGTCCAGTTCGGGCAGCGGGTTCTCGGCCGGGCGGAGGTGCAGTTCCTCCCCGTCGAGCCAGTCCAGGCTCTCCGGGGTGCCGGTCAGGTCGAACGGGGCCTGGCCGAGCCGTTGCAGCACCCAGGATCCGTCACCGGTTCCCGGGTCGGCGCGCTGGCCGTCGGTGGTCTGCTGCACCAGCAGCGGCAGCAGACCGGCCAGGGTGGTGGTCACCGGTACCGCCAGGTCGACCCGGCGGGCCGGTCCGACCACGGTGATCCGGCAGAGTTCGGCGCTGAGCGTGGCGCTCACTCGTGGTCCTCTCTCATCCGACGTGCCCGGTCTGGATCAGCTTGACGCCGCGGCGGGTGACCAGTTGGGCGCGTCCGGGGGGCAGGCGGCGGGGAGCGGCGTCCCCGAGGAACTTGCCCTCCTCCTTCGGGTACGACAGCAGCGTGGCCGGGGTGCCCAGCTCCCACATCCGGCGCAGGACCGGGTCCATCATGGCCCGCATCGCCCCCGAGGTGCTGCGGGCGACGATCAGGTGGAGGCCGATGGAGACGCCCTGGGCGAGCAGCGGCAGCACCGGGTCGAGGGCGGAGCCCGGCCCCGTGGAGCGGGTCATCAGGTCGTAGTCGTCGACGATGACGAACAGCTCCGGTCCGTCCCACCAGTCGCGGCGGCGCATTCGTTCCGACGAGATGTCCTGACCGGGCAGCCGGCGGTTCATCGACACGGCGGTCTGCCCGGCCAGGTCGTGCAGCAGATCCCCGGTGAACCCGAACCCGACCTGGTAGTCGGCGGTGATGGCGGTGTCCAGGTCGCGGCGGGAGTCACCGAGGACCACCTTGGCCCGGTCCGGGGTGTAGTGCTGCTGGATGGCCCGCAGCACCAGCCGCAGCAGGTTCGACTTGCCGGTCTCGCTGTCACCGAAGACCAGCAGGTGCGGGGTGACCATGAAGTCGTGCCAGACCGGGGCCAGCCGTTGCTCGTCCCGGCCGATGCACACCTTGAACGCCGGTTCGGGCGCCGGCAGGCTCGTCACGGGCAACTGGGTGGGCAGCATCCGTACGCCGGGGGCGGCCGGACCGGTCCAGAACGTGCCGATCTCCTCGACCGTGGACTTGGTCGCCTCGGCCAGGTCGTCCACGGACGAGCTGCCGTCCATTCGGGGCAACGCCCCGAGGAAGTGCAGCCCGCCGCTGGTCAGGCCCCGTCCCGGCTGGTGCGGCACGGTGGCCGCCTTGCGGGAGCCGACGTCGGACTCCATCGAGTCGGCCAGCCGCAGCTCCAGCCGGGTGCCGAGCAGGTCCCGCAGCCAGGTCCGCAGCTCCGACCAGCGGGTGGTGGAGACGATCACGTGGACGCCGAACGACAGTCCCCGGGAGGCCAGCTCCTGGAACCGGGTCTCCAGGTCGGCGAAGTCCTGCTTCATCGTGTACCAGCCGTCGACCACCAGGAACACGTGCCCGTACGGGTCGTCGATCTCGCCCCGGGCGCGGGCGGCGAGGTAGGCGCTGACCGAGTCCAGTCCGCGCTGGGCGAACTCGTACTCGCGGCGCTCCATGACCTGCCAGACCTCCTCGATGGTCCGGACCACCCGGTCGCGTTCCATCCGGGTGGCGATGGAGCCGATGTGCGGCAGGCCGGAGATCGAGGCGAGCCCGCCGCCACCGAAGTCGAGTCCGTAGAACTGCACCTCGCGCGGGGTGTTGGTGAGCGCCAGGGCGAGGATCACGCTGCGCAGCAGGGTGGACTTGCCGCTCTGCGGCGCGCCGGCGATGCCGACGTGGCCGTCCGCTCCCCCGAGGTCGACGGTGAGCAGTTCGCGGAGCTGTTCGGCGGGACGGTCGACGATGCCGACCGGCACCCGCAGCCGTCCCTGCGCGTTCGGGTCCTCCACCGTCATGCCGCGCAGCGGGTCCGGGACGACGCTGGGCAGCAGCGTGTCCAGGCTGGGCGCGGCGGACAGCGGCGGCAGCCACACCTGGCGGGCCGGCGGGCCGGCACCGGCGATCCGGTCGAGCAGCACCTCCACCAGGCTCGGCCCGGTGACGGTTCCGGTCTCCTCCTCGGGTTCGACGGCCGGTTCGGCGGCCCGGCCCCGGCCGGGATCGTGCCGGACCGCGACCTGACCGGCGCTGAACGGGACGACCTCGGCGAGGATCCGTTCCTCCTCGTCGTCGCGTCCACCGGCCCCGGCGCCGCCCTGGTACGGGCCGGACACGTAGGCGGCCTTGAACCGGACCAGGTTGGTGGTGTCCACCTTCAGGTACCCGTTGCCGGGTTCCGGGGGCAGTTCGTACGCCTTGCCGACGCCGATCACCGACCGGGACTCCATCGAGGAGAAGGTACGCAGGGCGAGCCGGTACGACAGGTGTCCCTCGACCCGGTTGATCCGCCCCTCGTCCAGGCGTTGCGAGGCGAGCAGCAGGTGCACCCCGAGCGACCGGCCGAGCCGGCCGATCGACACGAACAGGTCCATGAACTCGCTCTTGCTGGACAGCAGCTCGCTGAACTCGTCCACGATGATCAGCAGGACCGGGAACGGCACCAGCTGCGCCCCGGCGGCGCGCGCCTTCTCGTAGTCGAACAGCGACGAGTACCCGCTGGCCCGCAGCGCCTCCTGGCGGCGGGTCAGCTCCCCGTTGAGGGCGTCCTGCATCCGGTCGACCAGGGGCAACTCGTCGGCGAGGTTGGTGATCACGGCCGAGGTGTGCGGCAGCTTCTCCATGCCGAGGAAGGTCGCGCCGCCCTTGAAGTCCACCAGCACCAGGTTCAGGATCTCCGAGGAGTGGGTGGCGGCCAGCCCGCAGACCAGGGTACGCAGCAGTTCGCTCTTGCCGGAGCCGGTCGCGCCGATGAGCAGGCCGTGCGGCCCCATGCCGCCCTGCGCGGACTCCTTCAGGTCCAGCTCGATGACCTCGCCGCCCTCGGTCACGCCGATCGGCACGGTGAGCCGGTTGCGCTGCGGCGCCCGGGTCCGCCACAGCGCGGCGACGTCGAAGGTGTGCGCGTCACGGATGCCGAGCAGGGTGGTCAGCTCGAAGCTGCTCTCCAGGGGCTCGTCGACCGCGTCGAGCACACCGCTGGTGCGTCGGGGCGCGATGATCCGGGCCAGCGCCTCGCACTCGGCGGGGCCGAGCCCGTCCCGCAGGGCGGAGCCGGTGGTGTCCCCGGCGGGGAACGTCACCCGTTCGCCGTCCACGCTGAGCCGCAGCACCCGGGGCCCACCGGGCATCTGGCCGGTGAGGTCGAGCAGCACCACGTTCCGGATGCCCGCGCCGAGCAGCCGTGCGCTGTCGGGCAGGTCCACCAGGTGCGCGACGATCACCACGAACGGCTCGGTGGACGAGGGTCGGGCGTCCCGGTCGTGGTCCCCCCGGTCGGCGATCTCCGGGCCGAGCAGGTCGAGCAGCTCGTCGTACCCGCCGGCGAACAGGCGGACCGGACCTGCGGCGTCGAACGCGGTCGGATGGGCGTT
Proteins encoded in this region:
- the eccB gene encoding type VII secretion protein EccB produces the protein MQTQRDHVHAHSFMMGRLSSALVQGDPTSAQVPGQRALTGLLVGIILVLLVGGGFAVYGWIVPGGSTAYRQAGAILVEKESGTRYVYRDGVLHPTADLTSAMLAQGPSATVKLISRNSLEDLPRGPQLGIPGAPQSVPAVDALVTGPWLVCLPGSVVDRPGTGLGVNLDPGAAAAPLADQTFALVRGPDGVTYLLAGAGKFPVADESVLVALGAANARLAVAPAAWLDRLPTGVRLGPADIPGAGTPGPRVGGRVHPVGTLFRQQPAGGAEQFFVLRADGLAPLNRMEFALAAVRPGAAPVTLDAAAVARAPRSTDRTLTDRLPDLTGFRWQDPAGRVLCLRQRPAGGDAVTSRVVFADRRVSGVAADGTTTVLTRPGSGLTVKPVPAAAHTAEVALISDQGVVYRLADQDTVAALKLGSAPAVPFPRDLLAVLPQGPVLSRTAVNGPARG
- the eccD gene encoding type VII secretion integral membrane protein EccD, producing MSATLSAELCRITVVGPARRVDLAVPVTTTLAGLLPLLVQQTTDGQRADPGTGDGSWVLQRLGQAPFDLTGTPESLDWLDGEELHLRPAENPLPELDFDDLADGVATAVNRRGDRWQPEYRRTLFILLAVVAMGAVAAVLTAHGPALPQVVAGGVLAAAFLGAAVVSGRNLDDGAFALLFAGGAAGFAAVAASSAVDGDPDRIAATGPAVLAAAVAGLAVAAALLLAQRTVAPHLPAPPLLVAGLTGLVTVPVLLTRWASGMTMARTAALAVTLVLLVVVLAPRMVVKLARLRGPQLPKTSEDMSYDIEPAPSDQVHQRTDDADTYLTVVMAMAALVLPVLFHHTMRTPGWAGWSLVLVVASAILLRARTFLGLWQRGALVVAGTVGYLMVITTLADLLSPAWRWVLLSTLVALLVPLVLAALRPWPRRMLPFWEYTATFFDVVTGVAVLPVLAQVLGVYAWARGLFG
- the eccCa gene encoding type VII secretion protein EccCa, whose product is MSTVTVKRPPRASGPDAPDGEVELQEPPLMAEEAPLDFRSFVMIVPMGLGMGAMMAMFGLYNRSPVLYVMGGAMAVGMLLMGLVQIGRAAADRKRQMRGERRDFLRYIAQLRRQARAAAEQQRQAVIWDHPQPAWLWSVAMSSRLWERRPSHDDFARVRIGLGRQAAMLRFLPPQTKPIEDLEPLASISLRRFSEAYRTVSGVPTAVGLRSFTSVEFEGDVDAAVDLARAMVAALVTLHAPDELRVAVLAPEVHREPWNWIKWLPHNAHPTAFDAAGPVRLFAGGYDELLDLLGPEIADRGDHDRDARPSSTEPFVVIVAHLVDLPDSARLLGAGIRNVVLLDLTGQMPGGPRVLRLSVDGERVTFPAGDTTGSALRDGLGPAECEALARIIAPRRTSGVLDAVDEPLESSFELTTLLGIRDAHTFDVAALWRTRAPQRNRLTVPIGVTEGGEVIELDLKESAQGGMGPHGLLIGATGSGKSELLRTLVCGLAATHSSEILNLVLVDFKGGATFLGMEKLPHTSAVITNLADELPLVDRMQDALNGELTRRQEALRASGYSSLFDYEKARAAGAQLVPFPVLLIIVDEFSELLSSKSEFMDLFVSIGRLGRSLGVHLLLASQRLDEGRINRVEGHLSYRLALRTFSSMESRSVIGVGKAYELPPEPGNGYLKVDTTNLVRFKAAYVSGPYQGGAGAGGRDDEEERILAEVVPFSAGQVAVRHDPGRGRAAEPAVEPEEETGTVTGPSLVEVLLDRIAGAGPPARQVWLPPLSAAPSLDTLLPSVVPDPLRGMTVEDPNAQGRLRVPVGIVDRPAEQLRELLTVDLGGADGHVGIAGAPQSGKSTLLRSVILALALTNTPREVQFYGLDFGGGGLASISGLPHIGSIATRMERDRVVRTIEEVWQVMERREYEFAQRGLDSVSAYLAARARGEIDDPYGHVFLVVDGWYTMKQDFADLETRFQELASRGLSFGVHVIVSTTRWSELRTWLRDLLGTRLELRLADSMESDVGSRKAATVPHQPGRGLTSGGLHFLGALPRMDGSSSVDDLAEATKSTVEEIGTFWTGPAAPGVRMLPTQLPVTSLPAPEPAFKVCIGRDEQRLAPVWHDFMVTPHLLVFGDSETGKSNLLRLVLRAIQQHYTPDRAKVVLGDSRRDLDTAITADYQVGFGFTGDLLHDLAGQTAVSMNRRLPGQDISSERMRRRDWWDGPELFVIVDDYDLMTRSTGPGSALDPVLPLLAQGVSIGLHLIVARSTSGAMRAMMDPVLRRMWELGTPATLLSYPKEEGKFLGDAAPRRLPPGRAQLVTRRGVKLIQTGHVG